aggctaataggactcgaaatgattcgaaataattcggtttttatcacattatttaatggttgtttattatagtgaccgtagcgcgtgactccgcctacctccgcgaacggtggaagcgtttatacttgcttttcgttgcagtgttgttcgaaatgatatgtggtagtataagaaacacccctcaaaaacaggcgaatgaacatttacctgacgaacttagatgttgctttgtgtttcaggtttgaaaagtgctggaatttgttcgtttcacaacaaatatctgtctgactgaacagttctcttgtattacgttaccaaatacgagcctcttgtaattccaggacgaaacatgagagaacgtgaaaacgttaagattgggcgttttgaaaataaacaaccattaaataatgtgataagaggtgcacgacctcgcgaatcgacagcgcgtgacgccctcgcgcacgggcggagccactgcgattacgtcatttttgctGCGCGGACATTCGCGCCGCTTtcaacgcgtcaagtataaatataatattatcgtttattgcgataatttctgggacaatatatcgttctgaaaattttgttattGTGACAGGCCTATGTCTACCTTGTGTGACCTCCTATAACCTGCACCTTAACTGAGCCAAGTGTGTCTAATATCACTAATTTAATATCACTGACAATCTGCTTGACTTgttgagtacacacacacacacacacacacacacacacaatgaataaTATAAACATAATGGACAAGGTGTGAACAGAGTAATGGTGCTGCCATCACACCACACTGTGTGAGGCTTCTTCAAGCACGGGGAGCCGTCGAAGACCTGCGCGTCCCTCCACTGTCTGTGGCAGCTGAGGGCATTTCTTTCCTTCGCAGGTCGTGTAATAACAAGAAAAGGCTTGCTTAGCCTTCTGTTATGAAAAAAACTGCTCCGACATAATCACACCCCTCAGAGAGTTCATTTGAAATATAAAGTAACTtatttgaatgtgtgtgagtacatATTTGAGGTCAGTTTGAGAACTACAAAATTACTCAATGCCCATCAGATCAAAAATACATAATTATATCACTGTAGTTTTCTTCTCAGAACGTGTAGTCGTATCCAGCATGTCATGTGACCTCCGATTGCCTCACCTAAAGAAAAGGAATCATGAAAAGAAAAGATGTGAAGGAATTCTGTGTAACACCTGTACCCTGGGCAGCAGGGCCGGCCCATCCATTAGgcaatataggcaaatgctaggggctccgtctgtccagggggggCGCTCGCATGcatgcatttttttttgtgtgtgtgtgtggttttttctttttttttttttccaaatgaacaattaataaatgtgaaaataagCAAAGGCCACATAATAATaacataatttcattgtttaatattagtcaaattaataattattataacaacacacgacacctatcacctGCCCGCACCCCGCGTGCTCTGTGCACCtcattactgtttctctgtggagGAAAAAGACAACgtcacagagtgagtgacatctccccgtaaagatgtcaaaaaggcagaagtcctctggtgcccagggtagaaaaaggagaaaagtggaggagGAAAGGTGGCAAAAAACcagaggtaatataatggtaatatgtggtgaattaacactatactgTATGTTGTACAGTAAAAGTTGTCTTCAGAAAGGTAGTTACTAGCTAGCAAGTGATGGCGTCAGTTACCCCCTTCCCTAAACTCATTAAAGAAATTTGAAAAGACCTCATAACACCCCATTTTCCACTAAATAAGCAGGTCTTAATCCTCATCGATTAGAGACTCTCTACAATAAGCAGAATCTTCAGATGTCACTAGTGTAATCGCCTTCTATCGTCActtgtgttttttgtatttggCAAATGCTCCAATTACAGTGGTAACTGAGTCGGGACTTTTGTAGCACCTGCTGAATTGTAATTGAAGTGTGCTTCATTTTAATATGAGAATGCATGATTGATGTGTTTCCTTTGGCGGATAATTGTTGTAAGCAGATCTACCACACTGACTCATATAGGTTTGATGGATCtcctttttatttgaaacaaatccaaaatgctgccaatctgtagcagtggtgttttttcttgaaaccagctcgcttgactcacaactaacacacATCGTCGTTGTTGCTTTCCCCCCTCTGATATTAGTGAACACAGCCACTTCATAACCaatcagtgagctccaactgctgacccctcccacagatctttttaatgaaTGCGCAAAATGTCCTAAATGCCCCCCTTTTCAAAGTACAGATTTGGCACGTTGCGTCACATCACatggttaatatactgccacaattttacaatactgtcatcatactgcccaatcctagtaggtgctatgattagcttaactcagcaagttttaaaataaatatatattaaaacacacatatgatcctctgttcatttcagatgcacttttgaaataataacaatgttgcagtaggcataTTGcactgtgtcacgtagggctacgccccctctactagctgtcactccggtttccctgttccctcgtgtctgtgttgttccctgctcctggaTCCCGCCCTACtcgtctgtttctatggtttcccctcgtctgccacgcccgtgtcgtcattgttatcacctgttccttgtctagttctatgtatttatagtccctgtgtctcccatgtcagtatcggttattttgtttctatgcCTTGTTTGTTTCTCGTGCCCTTTGATATCCCCGTTACGTGTTGtagttgtgagtattgtttcccctTGCGTGTCtatctgcctgttccgtgtttccccatCGTGTTTAGATCCCTGTCCGAATATGACTGCGTATATCTCTTGTCCTGATTGtcctcccgttatgacccgtgCCCCGTATTACGACTCTGCTTATGGAATGGAATTTTTTACAGAAAAAGGTCTGATGAAGAAATCATGGAGTAGTGCCATGTCTAGTCAGCGTGTGTCACTGTGTCTTACTGGATTTGCACTTATCTGTCGCTGCTCAGATGTCTTGGTTGTTACTACAGTTCATTATATTAATTACCAGAGTTTTGAATAATTCTAAAATGGTAAAGAAAACAGAAGCTTTGTTTAAGAATCATTCACGTTTATCAGTTAACATCCTGCAGTCTAACAATAACATTCACATGCTAACTTGTCGGCTGTTTTTAATCTGTTTTAGACAAGAGAGTCACCTTCATGATCTTTGGTGATACAAAAGACAAACTTCCCGCAGATTCTGTAGCTCAGGAATTGGTTGAGTTCCTAGGGGCAGTcttggtcctgtggtagggaactggtcttgtgaccagagggtcgtgggttcgattcccagacctgaggccatgactgaggtgcccttgagcaaggcacctaaccccaactgctccctgggcgccgggctagggctgcccaccgctctaggcatgtgtgcaccacagccccctagtaatcactagtgtgtgtgtgtgttctaactgcacagttGGGTAAAAAGCCAAcaaatttacatttagggcGCATGTTTATAAGGGAGATAAAGTCTCCTGTGGACGTACTAGCCTTTCTTACGATGTAATATAGGAAAGGGTCCATACAGCTGTGAAGGCAACAAAGACATGCAGCCACACTGTAGTAAATATAGAAGTCGTCTGGCTGGCTTGTATAGAGTCTGATGTAGTGTATCAAGTGGATCATGTTGCTTGGAGTGAAACACACAAGAAAAATCCCAAACACGATTGTGATTGCCTTGACATAGTTCTTCTTCCTCACACCACAGCTAGACCTGCCTAGGTGGATTATAATTGATCCATAGGAAAACGTGATGATCACAACAGGCACCATGAAACCAAAAAAAATGAGACACAGTCTGTATGGAATCAGGTACTTGTGTGAGTCCTCTTTGTAAGGCAGAACATCATGGCATATGATCCCCGCGTGGTTGACGACGTAGTAGCTTTGACGTGCGAGTAATTCCGGAACCATGGTCAACGCAAAAACCACCCAAACGGTCAGGCTGGCCCAGGTCACGCACAAATGCTTGGAGAGTCCTCGGTAAACGAACGGGTGGACCACAGCCAAATACCGCTTCACGCTGATACACATGTGCGTGTGAACGGAGCAGTAGATGTTCCCGTAAAAACAGACCGTGGCGACCCTGCAGGCGAGCTCGCCGAACACCCAGTCGTTGCCGTTCACGTGGTAGTGGACCCTGAGAGTTAgcgagagcaggaggagaaggTTTGAAGTGGCCAGGCTCAAGTAGAGGATGACAGTAGTCTGGCTTCTGGTCTTCCTGCTGAGGCAGGTCAGCACTAGCACGTTTGAGGGGACGCCTATTAGAATAGCAACCACGTACATCGCTGGGATGATCCTGGTGCTCAGGATCCCGGTGGTGTAGTTAAGCGCATATTGGTAGGAGGTGTTGAGGCTCGCTGGGACGGCGGTGGAGTTGGGCTGCGTTGAAATCACAGCTATTCCTCCACCAAGTGTTTTCGGTCTCAGCACATCCTTTGGTACGTCGGTTTTATTGCCTGTTGATAGAGTGGGGGAATAAGCACTCGGGAAAGCTGGGCATTCAAATGTGGACtataatataaaaaatgtaCTGACACAGTTAGACACATTTCCTTTCATAGTTTATTTAGACTTTTTTGAATATCTTTTTACCACAGTTTGTAAGGCACAATTTGTACTCTGTCCTCCATAGAGGTTAGTCAGTACATTAAACAAAACTGAACTTACTTCAAAAGGCTTACAAACACTAAAATAAAAAAGTGACcaatattttcttttttattattgttattaaatCTTTACATTTGTTACTTAGAGTTTATCTATACCTTCACATCTCTCTTTCTATCCACAAAACTTAAGCTTTTGAGCTTCTGTCCTCGTCAAAACCCGTAACTCGAAGTGAATTGAAAGGAGCTTTGATGTTAGACGTCTGAGACATATATCACACATAGTTTTTTTGAGATGTAAATTATGTGTTTGTTTTAAAGGAAAATTACTTACGTCTGGCATGAGGAGTCTGGAAAAGCACAAAAGCATATAAGACTACCGGAAGCAATCTCCACATATTTCTCCTAATAACGCCTTTCTACGGAGTTCTCCCCTTCAAAACTCTTTCTCCTATGGCAGACCCAGTCCTTAAAGCATAAAGGAGCTGAAAATCAAGTCCAGGTTTTCTTTAGCCGAGTCGTATTCAGACTGGTAGTGTGTGCTAATTTCCTGTCCAGGCTTGTAAGACAGTGACTTCAGATTCTCTGGTACTCAGGAAgtgttgtgggtggaggtttCTGCTCACTTACATCTGTGACCCACTAACAATGTGGGGGTGGTTATTGTTGCTGTTGTGTAAATGCCCCATTTACTCGAACTGGAAATATGGATtggaattattattttttatgatGTTTCGCTCCTGTTACTTCTGTACTGTGTATTTTGTTTTCATATGGATTGTTGGCAGATTTGAGTAATTTCACTGTGAAATATCTCCCTTCAGTATCCAGTTCACTTTTCATCACAAGATCTTTTGTGCCCTTTTACACTCTTTTATGTTCACCACAAGGGCTTTAAATAGTCAGTACTGGTTCAGTGTTGTTTCTCATGCAGTCCGGTTGCcattcgtgtgtgtgcgtgtgtgtgtgtgtgtgcgcgtgcgtgcgtcaTAACACTCATATTGAGACACTGGTGTGTATTTTGTGGTAACAGAAGTCAGGAGATGAGTCTGCAGTACTGTGGCTGGACCAGATCCAAGAAGCTGTACACACTGCTAACCAAGACCAGGAGGAAGCTTACAAATGTATGATTGACAATAAAGTTTCAATCATGGCTCCTACAGTTATGGAATTCACATTCACACTAAGGGACCCCTACTCCCATGTTGTTTTTATATAGATGTACATAGATTCATATGCATATTTTTTATGTAGATCCAACAGTATAATATAAAATTTGAGTGCTGTAGTAAACACATGCAAACCCATTTGAAAGAATTGAAGCCATCCCAGAGATCCTCTAACCGAGCACACCTGATCGCAGCCGCCTGTCCTTGCAGTGGCCCAGGCCGTGGCGGACGTCAACCGGGCGGTAGCAGGGGCGGACGAGGAGGCCATGCTGTCCGCCCTGCAGGCCCCCGGCGTGGGGCTGAGGGGAGTGTTGGCGGAGTGCGGTGGCGTCTACCTGACCGAGCTGGCGCGGCTGCAGGCCCAGCGCACCGAACAAGGTAGCACCAAAACACCAGCGCAGTCTGATTTTAGAAATGCGGAAAAATCTCATAGGTGAATTACAGAGGTGCATCTTAGACTGAGTTCACATATACTTTCTTTCTCACTGGACTGGTGAAGGCAATATGACCGCTTTATTTCCACTGCAGAATTAGCAGTGTGtcctgtagtttttttttttttttaaggattTAAGGGTTAATGAATGGGTGTATGTACCAAACAAAGACCTTTTCACTAATGGTTTGCATGccaataatataatattttttgtggaTTCTGGCTGTTTAATTTCATCTCTTCATTAGGGACTGGTGGTAGTTTGTGGGTGAAGCACAGAATCAAGGAGAACTATGATTATTTCTACAACCTGGAAACCAATGAAGGGACATGGGTAGAACCAGAAGACTTTATCAATGATCGCACACAGCTCACCAAAGAGGACATTCAGGTAGGTCTCTGTCTGAGCATTAATAGGTTTGTCAGTACTTATTCACTAATTTAGATGAGATTCTTCTATATGCTTTAGAGTGCTGTGAGCAGTGTGACCGCAGAGTACAACCGAGAGCAGTTGTGGTTGGCCAATAAGAAAGTCATCATACAGCTACAGGCCCTCATTCGTGGATATTTGGTGAGGCGGGCCTTCAACGACAGACTGAAATATTTCAAGCAAAAAGAACCAAGTATAATCAAACTGCAGGTAAAACTACAAACTGTACTCGGCAataacacacagagagaaacttAAATCAGTAGTCTTTATGCTAAACAGGCTTGACTCAGGGCCATGAAAGTTTTCTATCCAGAGAGGCAGAAATGTATGAGCTATTTTTACCCATGTCTGCAGGCCTCCTGGAAAGGCTATAAACAAAGGAAAGCCTACAGAGACAGACTACACACCTTCCAAAGCAACGTGAACACCGTGATCAAGGTAAACAATCTCAAATATCTCTATCTCGTATATACGCGCAGTCCAGGAAAATGGAACCCCCAGTTCATCGCCACACTGGACCGTTTTTTGGTCCTGACTGCAGGTGATGCTCCTCCTCGTGATAGTGGCTCGGCAAGAGTCCGGTTTCATCCCTCCGGCGTGTCTGATCACGAGGATATTTACTCAGTTGATGGATGAACATTGCTAATGATGCTCTGTTCAAGCGCACCCTAAAGGTGTTCAGTACGGTTGATATCGGAGGATTGTGGTGACCTGACCTTATTATGACGCATTCATCTGTTGGGACCAGCCAGCCCCATGGGTGGCCGTCACATGGTatccatcactaatgttaaggCACAGTGTGGTTTCACTGAGGTATTAATTGATGTAGTTTGTGCTGACCGAAGGCTCCTAAAAAGcagtacaccaccacctccaccttcccgtACAGTCACAACCAGCGATTGTGCAGTGTCTCATGTTCAGGACACACCCTGTTCACCTTTGTGGTGGTGCAGTCTGAGGAATCCTGACTCTTGACTACACTGATAGTCCAGTGTTGACCTGGGTTGACCCACTGCACCTGCGTAGGCTGTACTTGATAAATACTTTAAGTAATGGCGACTACGGCCCATCATTTATTGTGGCTGCTACTAAGCAATGACACTAACAAAGTGTGTTTGGCACGTTGcctctgtgacgggcagggagtgcgaacaaaaaggaagcgatcacgccaagtctcagggaaaaaggatggtttaatgaagaagtgcgcaaaccaaaaacctgtgggtagatccgaattaaggatataatgaccagcggtcaactggtacaaagacaaaaaaaaaaaaaatctaaatcaaatatatttgtatagcgcttttcacaacatatgttgtcacaaagcgctttaagACATAtgcaagacatatataggcaaacaaacgaccctcaggtgagatggatcacgggctccgcccacctgagggacgcacacgacgtaacaaaacaacaacaacaacagccgctgtggatggaggcgaccggtagggggccgcctcaccgtgacagaccccccccccaccaagccgcactcccctccactgggtgtgtggcacacagcggctgcacacaaaacatgaaggggcaggaaggcagggacaaggcagggacacacctcctgcagtccgggagctgaaacacaaaacatagaacatttacttagctcacctccctgggcgggaccctggaccgactgggccgttaattacacaaaaccacgccccggttggtcacagggccctcgcgccctaaccagCCTTcggccggtgagccccacagatgtgaggacgaggagctatggCTCCTTTCTCGTccctagtgtatgtgtgtgtgtgcaggttacctccccgaggcgtggctacttcacctcctggacctacctcctcccagagctgacccctgctttctgctaggggtcaccccagcctcctggggagccaacccctcccagggcccctcatcgcaaggtggactcctccacccaacccaggagcgccagagaccgaggcccagagcacccctgtcgcgggctggggagcagccccaagggcctcctggtcaccccgggcaggagggaggatctccatcttcagcaggagcttctcagaccggagccccatggtccctaaacatccgggggccccaatcctctagggaggggctctttacgaccgggctccggtcacgccacaacataagggggctcctgctaagtggagacccccacaagttccaggaacaccacgacaccgccagggggaaccacctgcacagaaacagaacacacacaccaacataaaacacaaacgcgccccatcgacgccctccgtgccataccccgtggcatgggaccacagccggtcctccccaaacacacatttaaggggaggagcatgtgtggaattacacgcaacaTTTCACAtgcacgcaaagactagacaaacgaTGCAAACAGCAAACGGACGGGACCCATGCGCGCTCTACACAAacaatagtgacgcgccgctcaagttcgcagtcgctccccacataaaacacaagacacacggggagcgaccATGACGAGCCGCGACCgcatctcacacacaacatTTAACAATTAACAAGCGAGCTAGCGCATTGATCCACACgtccgttcacacacacacaaccacacaacacgAAGAGCCATGGGTCGACTACCCTGGTCACCACCGTGCTACACACAAACATCTAAGCATGGCAGGGCTCTTCAACTacatacaacaaacaaacacgaagagttttcccagggcagacagccctggtcctcgccgtgccacaaacagaacacaaaagcacggcggaactcttcacgaaacactacgcagacaaacacttaccacgagacatcaccacaaacgaaggagaaagtaaaagagactggcggcttccgaaagtggctggtcattctgtgacgggcagggagtgcgaacaaaaaggaagcgatcacgccaagtctcagggaaaaaggatggtttaatgaagaaatgcgcaaaccaaaaacccgtgaatagatccgaattaaggatataatgaccagcggtcaactggtacaaagacaagacatatataggcaaacaaacgaccctcaggtgagacggatcacgggctccgcccacctgagggacgcacgcgatgcaacaaaacaacaacaacagccgctgtggatggaAGCGAATgaggggccgcctcaccgtgacagcctCAGTAACCCTGCTAAAGACCATCGGTTTTCACCATGCTGCCAGTACATCAGTGTTTGAATGTAATGTGTTGTGCTATGTAATTTATTGTGATCAGTGCGAATAGACAGCAACCATGAACATGGGAAAGTcactatataaaaaaaaatggtgGTTGGTTCTCAGTAATGATGGTTCTCAGTAATGTTCACAGCTAATAATACGAGTGTAGAAATGGAATTGCAGTTGTTTACTCTTGTTTGTCAATATGCAAAACATGATTCTTTTGCAAGGGCAgaaatttgtttttctttttagttACATATCTGGAGAGATGTTCAGCAAGCAAACAGAAATTGTGAAGAAACTAGAAACCCAGAAAAAAACCAATGGTTGATATGTACAAGTTTTTGTTTATTAATGTAAATGACCCCTTATCTTCAAAATTCAGTTACAGTCTTTGTTTAAAATGTGGAAAGCCAGACGAATATACAAACAGAGACTGCAGTATTTTCAAGAACATGTAAGtgacttaaattaatattttttacaGTAACTCATACAGTGGAAACATTAACTTTGGCATTGGAATAACATGGTATTATAATGTTATAATGAGAATACTAGCAAATGGCTATTTTTTCTATGTCTACAGGAAAAAGAGATAGTGAAGATTCAGGCTTTTCTAAAGGCAAACAAGGCCAGAGATAATTACAGAACGCTCAGTGAGTAAAGCACTGATATCCACAGAACTGACATTGGTTTGCGGAGTAATGGCAGtgtaaaactgtgtgtgtgtgtgtgtgtgtgtgtgtgtgtgtgtgtgtttgtgtttcagctgGTGCTCAGgaccctcctctctctgtggtccGCAAGTTTGTTCACTTACTGGAGCAGAGCAACCTGGACatgcaggaggagcaggacgtgACGCGTCTCCGAGAGCAGGTGGTCACCAAGATCCGTGCCAATCAGCAGATGGAGAAGGACCTGAACCTGATGGACATTAAGATCGGCCTGTTGGTGAAAAACAGGATCACGCTTCAGGTTGGGTCAATTTACAAACGGCTGAATCCACACTGATTCATCGCAGTGTCTTTCCGTCACCTATAAAATGGTAAATAAATGATAAACTAGAAATGCTGCTAGTATTTCTGGAGCCTTTGCTGTGTTTTGCACCTACCTCTCCGTGGTAGGAGTCAGTAGAAAACTATTGTCATCGTGACAGAATTGCTCCATTTGCATTACCGGGTGTGCTCGACCAACAGGACGTGGTGTCGCACAGTAAAAAGATGAAAAGCAAAAAGAACAAAATGAGCAAGGAGGATCTGGCCGCTGGAGAACGTCAGGGCATCAAAGGCCTGAGCAAAGGCAAGCGGAGGAAGCTGGAGGCCTACCACCATCTCTTCTACCTCCTGCAGGTGAGCAGAACTTCCAGAACCAGCAGAAGAGAGGCTGTGGCACTTGGGGCTCCATAGCATATTCACATTAATCCATTTTTCCAAATCCGACATCATCTAATGAGTAAGTTATCCGTAATATTTGCAGTAATAACACGCGTTGAACGTGAATGTTTACTCTGTCCCAACAGACCAACCCCTCATACCTGGCCAAGCTCATCTTCCAGATGCCTCAGAATAAGTCCACCAAGTTCATGGACACGGTGATCTTCACCCTGTATAACTACGCCTCCAACCAGCGCGAGGAGTACCTGCTGCTGAAGCTCTTTGAGTCTGCGCTCAAGGAGGAGATCAAGTGAGAGTGCACTCGCTCACGTTCTACGTCCCAGAACGTTTTCATTCCAGACATTTCGTTCCAGAGTGAGGTGGGAATATGAACCTTACTGTAGCCGCACAACAATGTTGGCTGTTATAGGCCATATTTTTCAGTGTTTAGATTCAACCCCGTGTTCGATTCAATCCAGCTGTTTTAACCTCGTAAGGATCCAGTCATATTGTCAGCAGGAAATCTTGCATATCACACATctgtggtttttgttgtttgctagAAGAACGAGCGTCATTAGTGAGATCGTGTAACGCTGTTCTAACAACCCTCGCAGATCAAAGGTGGACCAGATCCAGGACATAGTAACGGGGAACCCTACAGTCATTAAGATGGTGGTGAGCTTTAACCGAGGGGCACGGGGTCAGAACGCCATGAGGCAGCTCCTCTCTCCCGTGGTGAAGGAGATCATTGAGAATAAGGGTCTGAGCATAAACACCAACCCCATAGACATCTACAAGGCGTGGGTCAACCAGCTGGAGACGGC
The genomic region above belongs to Brachyhypopomus gauderio isolate BG-103 chromosome 3, BGAUD_0.2, whole genome shotgun sequence and contains:
- the LOC143509199 gene encoding proteinase-activated receptor 3-like translates to MWRLLPVVLYAFVLFQTPHARRNKTDVPKDVLRPKTLGGGIAVISTQPNSTAVPASLNTSYQYALNYTTGILSTRIIPAMYVVAILIGVPSNVLVLTCLSRKTRSQTTVILYLSLATSNLLLLLSLTLRVHYHVNGNDWVFGELACRVATVCFYGNIYCSVHTHMCISVKRYLAVVHPFVYRGLSKHLCVTWASLTVWVVFALTMVPELLARQSYYVVNHAGIICHDVLPYKEDSHKYLIPYRLCLIFFGFMVPVVIITFSYGSIIIHLGRSSCGVRKKNYVKAITIVFGIFLVCFTPSNMIHLIHYIRLYTSQPDDFYIYYSVAACLCCLHSCMDPFLYYIVRKASTSTGDFISLINMRPKCKFVGFLPNCAVRTHTHTSDY